In the genome of Candoia aspera isolate rCanAsp1 chromosome 1, rCanAsp1.hap2, whole genome shotgun sequence, one region contains:
- the CFAP206 gene encoding cilia- and flagella-associated protein 206 isoform X1, whose protein sequence is MAHCQAENVIKNIIREIGQECAMKGQNVSETLVAFMVKAVVLDPNNGFNVDKTLTKADVQKLIKLCIDRLLDVRNPSLETIKMQVYFDMNYTNRVELIQEQHRVLDSRLAPICREITDNRARTREELESVYRKIVSYVLLRSGLGSPTDIKVIREATAALQSVFPQTELAAFLSLNKKEKERQLKELTMIVTGIRLFNKDCGKGGEGIDDLPAILNEAIPAASHHIDIELHASQELAHRYTALIEIMHQSQNAEIELRKTMLKEVLYNVRQHEAFLCIILSDVITCAQEVEMMHKEFAAEMEQVNNIVQSKTAVPTSLVYPVFISLSNIWTSFQDEILVLSFLNNLTVSLQQFLEIHRLIFPEDVMESLLEDVVVKTDEERLQENADNKVNPADFIKEEWLFPESTINFSQLLLQYHGFCAYTFAVKDGLLIPGNPSIGVLKHKEKYYSFNSKEAAYTFAKNPEKYIKMIAEKGKGCAELIQLLELHHQFESLAPYSQIRAKDKHLLQPITKCDSSTQTDTHILPPTIVKNYEWNEWELRRKAIKLANLRQKLTHSVQTNLSHMRRDNCSQVYLMKDSGTQTKRENSSKVPKPQIFLAGLRGGTPPTTRMTKVNLTRAVDET, encoded by the exons ATGGCTCACTGTCAAGCTGAAAATGTCATCAAGAACATAATCCGTGAAATAGGGCAAGAATGTGCCATGAAGGGACAAAATGTATCAGAAACTCTGGTGGCATTCATG GTGAAAGCTGTTGTACTGGATCCAAATAATGGATTTAATGTGGATAAAACCCTAACAAAAGCTGATGTTCAGAAACTTATTAAG CTTTGCATTGACAGACTTCTTGATGTTAGAAATCCATCCTTGGAGACAATTAAGATGCAAGTTTATTTTGATATGAACTATACAAATCGAG TTGAGTTGATTCAGGAGCAGCATCGTGTTCTAGACTCCAGGCTTGCTCCTATATGTAGAGAAATTACCGATAATCGAGCTCGTACCCGAGAAGAATTAGAAAGTGTTTATCGAAAGATTGTCAGCTATGTGCTGCTACGCTCTGGCCTTGGATCTCCTACAGATATCAAAGTCATTAGAGAGGCAACAG CCGCCCTGCAGAGTGTATTTCCTCAGACAGAGCTTGCGGCTTTCCTTTCCctcaataaaaaagagaaagaacgaCAGTTGAAAGAACTCACCATGATTGTCACAGGAATTCGATTGTTCAACAAGGACTGTGGGAAAGGAGGCGAAGGCATTGATGACT TGCCAGCAATTTTGAATGAAGCTATCCCAGCAGCCAGCCATCATATAGATATTGAGCTGCATGCTTCCCAAGAGCTGGCCCACCGATACACGGCCTTAATTGAAATTATGCACCAGAGTCAAAATGCTGAAATAGAACTTAGGAAGACAATGCTGAAAGAAGTACTCTACAATGTAAGGCAACATGAAGCTTTTCTGTGCATTATTCTG TCTGATGTGATCACATGTGCACAAGAAGTTGAAATGATGCACAAGGAGTTTGCAGCTGAGATGGAACAGGTCAACAACATTGTTCAGTCAAAGACAGCAGTGCCCACATCTTTAGTTTAT CCTGTATTTATTTCACTTTCTAACATTTGGACCAGTTTTCAAGATGAAATATTGGTGCTCAGTTTCCTCAATAACTTGACTGTCAGTCTCCAGCAGTTCTTAGAAATCCACAGATTGATCTTTCCTGAAGATGTGATGGAATCTCTCCTTGAAGATGTTGTTGTCAAAACTGATGAGGAAAGGTTACAGGAAAATGCTG ATAACAAAGTAAATCCTGCTGATTTTATCAAAGAAGAATGGCTCTTTCCAGAAAGTACAATTAATTTTAGCCAACTGCTGCTTCAGTACCATGGGTTTTGTGCATATACTTTTGCTGTTAAAGATGGCCTCCTCATTCCAG GAAATCCTTCCATCGGAGTCTTGAAACATAAGGAGAAATATTATTCTTTCAATTCTAAGGAAGCTGCATATACTTTTGCCAAGAATCCAGAGAAATATATTAAGATGAtagcagaaaaaggaaagggatgTGCAGAGCTTATTCAGCTGCTTGAACTTCATCATCAATTTGAATCCCTGGCCCCTTATTCTCAG aTTAGAGCTAAAGACAAGCATTTACTACAGCCAATCACAAAATGTGACAGCAGTACTCAGACTGACACCCACATTTTGCCACCAACCATTGTGAAGAATTATGAGTGGAATGAATGGGAGCTGAGGAGAAAAGCCATCAAACTG GCTAACTTGCGCCAAAAGCTAACTCACTCAGTGCAGACTAACCTCAGTCATATGAGACGAGACAACTGCAGCCAAGTAtacttgatgaaggattctggcACACAAACCAAACGAGAGAACAGTAGTAAGGTACCCAAGCCACAGATTTTCCTAGCTGGTCTTCGTGGAGGAACACCCCCAACTACTCGTATGACCAAAGTGAATTTAACTAGAGCAGTTGATGAAACATAA
- the CFAP206 gene encoding cilia- and flagella-associated protein 206 isoform X2 → MFRNLLSASFQLCIDRLLDVRNPSLETIKMQVYFDMNYTNRVELIQEQHRVLDSRLAPICREITDNRARTREELESVYRKIVSYVLLRSGLGSPTDIKVIREATAALQSVFPQTELAAFLSLNKKEKERQLKELTMIVTGIRLFNKDCGKGGEGIDDLPAILNEAIPAASHHIDIELHASQELAHRYTALIEIMHQSQNAEIELRKTMLKEVLYNVRQHEAFLCIILSDVITCAQEVEMMHKEFAAEMEQVNNIVQSKTAVPTSLVYPVFISLSNIWTSFQDEILVLSFLNNLTVSLQQFLEIHRLIFPEDVMESLLEDVVVKTDEERLQENADNKVNPADFIKEEWLFPESTINFSQLLLQYHGFCAYTFAVKDGLLIPGNPSIGVLKHKEKYYSFNSKEAAYTFAKNPEKYIKMIAEKGKGCAELIQLLELHHQFESLAPYSQIRAKDKHLLQPITKCDSSTQTDTHILPPTIVKNYEWNEWELRRKAIKLANLRQKLTHSVQTNLSHMRRDNCSQVYLMKDSGTQTKRENSSKVPKPQIFLAGLRGGTPPTTRMTKVNLTRAVDET, encoded by the exons ATGTTCAGAAACTTATTAAG TGCCTCTTTTCAGCTTTGCATTGACAGACTTCTTGATGTTAGAAATCCATCCTTGGAGACAATTAAGATGCAAGTTTATTTTGATATGAACTATACAAATCGAG TTGAGTTGATTCAGGAGCAGCATCGTGTTCTAGACTCCAGGCTTGCTCCTATATGTAGAGAAATTACCGATAATCGAGCTCGTACCCGAGAAGAATTAGAAAGTGTTTATCGAAAGATTGTCAGCTATGTGCTGCTACGCTCTGGCCTTGGATCTCCTACAGATATCAAAGTCATTAGAGAGGCAACAG CCGCCCTGCAGAGTGTATTTCCTCAGACAGAGCTTGCGGCTTTCCTTTCCctcaataaaaaagagaaagaacgaCAGTTGAAAGAACTCACCATGATTGTCACAGGAATTCGATTGTTCAACAAGGACTGTGGGAAAGGAGGCGAAGGCATTGATGACT TGCCAGCAATTTTGAATGAAGCTATCCCAGCAGCCAGCCATCATATAGATATTGAGCTGCATGCTTCCCAAGAGCTGGCCCACCGATACACGGCCTTAATTGAAATTATGCACCAGAGTCAAAATGCTGAAATAGAACTTAGGAAGACAATGCTGAAAGAAGTACTCTACAATGTAAGGCAACATGAAGCTTTTCTGTGCATTATTCTG TCTGATGTGATCACATGTGCACAAGAAGTTGAAATGATGCACAAGGAGTTTGCAGCTGAGATGGAACAGGTCAACAACATTGTTCAGTCAAAGACAGCAGTGCCCACATCTTTAGTTTAT CCTGTATTTATTTCACTTTCTAACATTTGGACCAGTTTTCAAGATGAAATATTGGTGCTCAGTTTCCTCAATAACTTGACTGTCAGTCTCCAGCAGTTCTTAGAAATCCACAGATTGATCTTTCCTGAAGATGTGATGGAATCTCTCCTTGAAGATGTTGTTGTCAAAACTGATGAGGAAAGGTTACAGGAAAATGCTG ATAACAAAGTAAATCCTGCTGATTTTATCAAAGAAGAATGGCTCTTTCCAGAAAGTACAATTAATTTTAGCCAACTGCTGCTTCAGTACCATGGGTTTTGTGCATATACTTTTGCTGTTAAAGATGGCCTCCTCATTCCAG GAAATCCTTCCATCGGAGTCTTGAAACATAAGGAGAAATATTATTCTTTCAATTCTAAGGAAGCTGCATATACTTTTGCCAAGAATCCAGAGAAATATATTAAGATGAtagcagaaaaaggaaagggatgTGCAGAGCTTATTCAGCTGCTTGAACTTCATCATCAATTTGAATCCCTGGCCCCTTATTCTCAG aTTAGAGCTAAAGACAAGCATTTACTACAGCCAATCACAAAATGTGACAGCAGTACTCAGACTGACACCCACATTTTGCCACCAACCATTGTGAAGAATTATGAGTGGAATGAATGGGAGCTGAGGAGAAAAGCCATCAAACTG GCTAACTTGCGCCAAAAGCTAACTCACTCAGTGCAGACTAACCTCAGTCATATGAGACGAGACAACTGCAGCCAAGTAtacttgatgaaggattctggcACACAAACCAAACGAGAGAACAGTAGTAAGGTACCCAAGCCACAGATTTTCCTAGCTGGTCTTCGTGGAGGAACACCCCCAACTACTCGTATGACCAAAGTGAATTTAACTAGAGCAGTTGATGAAACATAA